aatcatcaattgcctcctgtgaaatgtctcctactATGACAGCTGCCATAGCACCCGTCATCGAATGTTGATTGTTTTATCTGAGTGAGTGAAGGGGGCAtggcttagccataggtcaattaAAAATGGCGTACCCCACGTCTTTGAATACGATTATACTTactgcgattatgagcttagttgcattatttttatcaaagtattgcgtttacatgaggtaaagtataatTCCAGTATACGCGACAGATCAAACAATATGAttggcatgtgagagggctcTCCCAGCTAACAACTTCTGGTTTCCATAATGTTCTGGAAACGTTGGTAGCTTTACCAAGTTGCCTTACTGTGCTTTTACACTGCCATCGGTAAGAGCATCAATTAACGCTCTGTAATCTGATTGGTTGCCGATTGGTTGTCGCTGAACCGTGTCATTGCTCATTACCATgaagttgagctgatttcaactctccttgACGCTCACACCGTACATAACGTGCCGCTCGACGCCGGCTCTCCTTGAAAATAAATTACTTCCGGCTACTTTAACACCCTCACCCGTGGCGGTGTGAAGGCACAAATAGTAAAGGCCATCCATtataaacgtttttttttgttatctTATATAACCTACAGGGAATATCTTGGGAGGGTTTACTTTAGTTtataaaattaaacataaaaataacctAGAGGGAACTTTCTTGAAGGAGTGTGAAACCTAAGCGCTTGCTCAAGGATTGGGACGATAttcatttttagcatttttttcaAGCCCAAAACCGTTAACTGACAAAGCCTCTCTAAAATCTCCAGCCACACCCATAAAGTGATTGAGACCTTCAGTGAAGCTCCTCCTACAACAATCCACCAATAAATGCTGgagtcaaacacacagagaaatcactccatgtgtgacaactgaaatcttcatgacataatgttgatgctggtgaaagaggagcttgAGATGATGACAGATCCACAGCCATGCAGGATAAAGGATGAAGAtactgaggaacaaataggttggTGTCTATGTTATAATCTTTATTGTTGATGgttgaggaataatcataaaAACATTGTCATTGTGAAACATGAGGGGAAATAAACTAAAATCCATGAGATGataactttctgcatctataatAGATTCAGTAGAATTAGATTGAAACATCAGGTAAagagttttatccaaagcaaccttCAGTGGATTGAATGACTGTGATCTCCATGCAATGCTCTACTAGTATTAAACTGCAAGAGCAGACATTGACAATAGAAATTACATAATGTACTTCACATGAAAGATAACACATAACAGATACATGACATGTTGCTTTTGTCATACAATCTTAAAAGTGTTTTGTCACTCTGGTTTCTCAATTTTAACGATTTACTTTCTtcattttagatatgatggaagtgaaagaggagagtcaagctgaagtggatgagaaacatcagattgtaaatataaaccataatgtttcacagaaagaaactctgaagacagaagacataaagtgtgaaaatagTTTCAGTGGAGATGAACGCCCGGCAGATCACAAGAGGACTCACAGTGAGgagaaacctttcacatgtcaacagtgtggaaagagttttagaaCAATAGTTAACCTTAAAGCacacatgaggattcacactggagagaaaccttacacatgtcaacagtgtggaaagagtttcagaaataaaagtaaacttgAGGCTCACCTGAGAACTCACAGTGGAGAGAAACCGTacacgtgtcatctttgtgGAAATAGTTTCACAGTTGTAGCTAGCCTTACGaaacacatgagaattcacactggagaaaaaccatactcgtgtcaacagtgtggaaagagttttaaaaCTTCAGGTGACCTTACGAGACATGTGAAAATTCACAGTGGAGAGAAACCACATGCGTGCCATAAGTGTGTAAAGACTTTTACATCTATAAGTTACCTTAAGAAACACATGATAACTCACACTGGAGTGAAACCGTtcacatgtcttcagtgtggaaagGGTTTTAGAGATAGAACTAACCTTGAGACTCACATGagacttcacactggagagaaaccttacacatgtcctcagtgtggaaagagtttcacaaCAAAAGCTAACCTTGAGACTCACATGAGACTTCATACtagagagaaaccttacacatgtcctcagtgtggaaagagtatTAAAACAAAAGGTTACCTTGAGActcacatgagaattcacactggagagaaaccgtttGCGTGtcctcagtgtggaaagagtttcagaagaAAAGATAGCCTTGAGATTCACGTGagacttcacactggagagaaactgTTTGCATGTCCTcattgtggaaagagttttatgCGGAAATCAAGTCTCAGAAATCACCAGCGCTTACATTCTGAAGAAAAGACATTCAACTCTTCTGTGCAGTTATGAGTTTATTATGACATTGAATTAGAAGACACACACGAGTGGTCATAAGTGGATATGTAAAGTCTTATTATGAGTTCACACCAGCctcgtttgaggcatcaaaatgGTCTCGCATCTACCGGGTCTAGTTTGCGCTTgaacattatggggcggtttcccagacagggattggACTCGTcttagactaaaacatttttaagagctgtccaaacagaacacaacttgcacttacatatcttaaataaatcagtgctctttgtcttgtctcaaaatgcacacaggtaattttttattaaggcatgtttattaaagCTAGTGgccggcagtggctcagtggttcatgtaggttgtctacaaaccggatgGTTAGTGGTtaaatccccggctccaccggaccaagtgtcgaggtgtccttgagcaagagacctaaccccagctgcccccgacgagctggattgcaccttgcatggctgacaccacTGTCGGtgaatgaatgtgtgagtgaatgtgaggcaacttgtaaagcgctttggatagCCAaaggtctgttaaaagtgcaATATAAATGCAGACCATttaaaaatagttatatttcctaattaaactaaggcctagtcctggattaagctaatccctgtctgggaaaccgcctgtttgagtttacttgcttcattcgcgtgtgaaattctagtcatcgaaaCTTTCAGAAATTTGCATCattggaggggcttctgtgactctgctcgctttctgtaatcatgtcactactagagcaagctcctggttgattaacgcggcacgtttttctgcacagttaaaatttaaaaaattaaaaattcgcTCGTTTGcagcggcaatgctcaattcaaAAAGGCAGAGTCGCGTCTACCATGCCGCACTAAATGGCTCATTCGCGCCATGAGACTTCCAGACGCGTgtcaacacgtcttcacattgacttaacattgaaatcactcgcgcttgacgcctctacagcagctggtctgaacgcaTTATTATTAAGATAGGGCCCACCAAAAGATTTATTAAATCTTATCATATcagagaccacaaacatgatgaGAAAAAATACACTATATTgccaaaagttttgggacaccTGCCTTTATATGCACATTAACCTGAATAAAATCCAATTCTTAATCCATATGGTTTAATATTGAGTTGGTCCACCCTTTGCAGCTATAACAGCTTCACTTCTTATTGGAAGACTTTCTACAAGGTTTAGGAGTGCGTTTATGGGAATTTTTGACCATTCTTCTAAAAGCACATTTGTCAAGTCAGACACTGATGTTGGACGGGAAGGCCTCGCTCGTAGTCTCCGCTCTAATTCATCCTAAAGATGTTCTATCAGAACTCAGGCCAGTCAAGTTCCTCCACACCAAACTCACTCATCCATGTCTTTATGGACCTTGCTTTGTGCAATGGTGCACAGTCATGTGGAAACAGGAAGGGGCTATCCCTAAACTGTTCCCCCAAAGTTTGGAGCATGAAATTTTCCAAAATGTCTTGGTATGATGAAGCATTAAGAGTTCCTTTCACTGGAAAGTGATTGAAACAcctgaattcaatgatttggaGGGGTGTCCCAAAACGTTTGGCAATATAGTGTATAGGATTTACCAGTTTTGTTCCTATAGTATGTGGATTGCCAGTATGTGGTCatcacagcacaccacacaTCTTTGTTGTTTGTGAGTCTTGACAGAGAACATAGAAGTCTTGCGATGTCTCTCGTGGtcaaacagtaaacaaacatgatGGAAAACGGTCATAAAGAAATGTCATTAATACTGTGGACTGCACCTCACTTTGGACTGTTCCTGCTGCGCCATAACTGCAGCTGTTATTGTTTCGTCTTTTATCAGCTGGCTTTCTGATTGGTTATCATTTTGTTTTACGTGACTACAGCGTAAATGTTCGCTTGTCCTTAAGGTTTCCCCACATATCAGGATTTTTAACATGTTGAATTTTTCAGAAATATTCAACAAGAGATGTTATGTGTTTCGATTGAGAAAACAGTTCTGATGTCTCAAGCACTGCTTTGTTACTGTGCTTCTGTTTCATGGTCTTTTGGGGGTCTATATGATCCCAGACCCTCTTCAAATAGTTAAAAACATATGccgtgttatttttttattctgataTTTCATGACTGTCTCTATTTACATCAGatcattttacaaatgtttttttcttgattGTCGATTACATGTGATGATGACCCCAGTAATAAAAGTTATAACTGTATGACCACTAAAATGATTGTCACATGATTTGAATCTGTTCGGCACACAGAACACTGTTATCTTAGCATTAATAGTTGTGTTAAAAAACAGCATTGtactaataaaagtgaataaagtgctaaacatgtttatttacgTATTTtaacactgttaaaaatgtctgtagaaattacagtattattgtctgctgtttgccagtaacttactgtagatttaaatttgttatttacttgcaacagtttgttcaacgTTAAATCACCATTAAcatgtctttatctttacagaataaaactataaaataagaGCCTCATGAAAAGCATTCTGGAAACCAAAATCTGaatgaaaaaaactgaaaaaggttgatgaggttcccagaatgctttgcatgaggctcttattttagttttattctgtaaagataaagacatgTTAAGTCTTTAAAGACTAATACAGACctacagattattttttataaaaacacatttagtaAATAGTTTCTCCATCACACGCCTTGCTCAACACATGCGTCACTTTGATCTTCAGATGATAACTCTGGATTGTCTGGAAAGAAAAATGTAGACATTTATGTAAAGTTCGTATTTACTGAGAGTGAAATCAGGATTTTGTCGCTTTTCTTGAAAGGTTTGTTTCATTTGTGCCAATAACCTCACAGTGAAAAAACACTCAATAGTGTTAAAAGAGCTGTTAACAGACCCATCAGTCTTcatgaaatgtttttgtttcagtCACATCAGTGTTAATAGAGTCGTTGATAAACCTCATTATTTCAGACTGATAGTTCACATTTACACCCAATTCATTACAGTGATCTCTTAAGATCTGAAATGTTTGTGATTTAAATAAGATGAAAACTATATTATGTTTTCATACACACAAAATGTTTGAATACTATGATTTTACTGCATTACCCCATAGATGGGTAATAACATTTgtgtactttttacttttttgtactgaatttttttaatattttcatcTAATGCCACATACACAAtatagtttaaataaaaaatactttgtatttAAATGAACGTAATACTACTAGACAAGTAGTAAgtgtctgtatttctcctgGATGACATTatataaacagtttttatgtTAATGAACTACACAGATGTCATCTATCAGTTAATGTACACATCTTGGAAATCTGAATGAATTTAATGAGCTTATTAACATCGTAAAATACAGCGCAGAGCCGAAGCATGCCACcatttcattaaaatgagacTAAAGCGATCACAAATTCATGTACAGATTGGGGAATAAATTACAATCTTTAGTGGGGATGGGCAAAGTTTCGTCTAACTAAATCTTACCTAAACTATTACTTTACCTGATATTTAACTCTGATATTATACAAACTGTGTCGTCTCTTTGAGGAGCATACTCACTTTAGCATTTTAATGGGAGGCACGTCTATCACTGCATTATTGTCAAATGTGCATGTGCTTAAGATTCTCTTGACATACAGAGTAAGATATAAGCAGATGtatatttacacattttgaacataaatataaatatattatattataaataatacaaaaataataaaaaaactaaatataatcaagttggatttacaagtaattacattttttatcttGAACTTTTTATATAGGGATTTTTTTAGTGTATCTGACATAAACTGGACAAATTAAATACTGAAACAGATACCTCTATGAATGTTTTACTGATAAAGCTTTTTTTAATCTCCAGCCACACCCACACAGTGATTGAGACCTTCAGTGAAGCTCCTCCTACAACAATCCACCAATAAATGCTGGAGTCAAACACAAAGAGAAATCACTCCATGTGTGACAACTGAAATCTTCATGACATAATGTTGATGctggtgaaagaggagcttgagaagatgacagaTCCACAACCATGCAGAATAAAGAATGAAGATATTGAGAAACAAATAGGTTGGTGTCTATTTTTCAATCATCTATCCTTAATATGTTATTGCATCTCACTGAAATGTATTGACTTTGTTTACAAAGACTTTGCTTTTGGGATTCTCCTCCGCCCCACCTTGTTTCACTTGAGGTTTTTTTGGACAAAATGACCAGCCAGAAAATAGTTTATAATCAGGGTCTTTTAATGTCTCAAACAGAAGAGAGAAAAGGAAGAGATGcacattagtccctttcacacatacagtctttactggtaatttactggtaaattgcagttaacatgtcatgtgtgaacagaacctttccggtaaatcagtgctcccaatttaccagtaagacaggttgtaagattaacggtaatttgccggtaagcgctgtgtgtgaacgaaaaatatagcattaccggcatttagatgacgtcagaccgcgctgacagatcagaaagccaatcagaaagttttttatacaggtgacgcagtttcccccagactgtttacggacgtttccacacacatgttgtgTTGTGTGAAATTCTGTCCCCGTGAAAAACTGTCCCAATGGGCGGGGCATACATGCATATTCATAGGTTCGCTCCGCTTTGGAACCAGCGACTGGATCGCAAATTCCCGCGTGTTCTCCAGCTCTCCTTTGATATATTATTTCTATAATGTAATAAAGCCGAATGATCATATGCCTTGCTTAGATGCACAATTGCTCACATTCTTCACATAATAGGCTAAAATGCTTTGCATGTGCGTTTTGTAAGAACACTTTTTCATGGCTATACAATATAATTTTTGCTATCTAGCCCACGTCTACAATGCCAAACAGCAAACTAAGCACGGAACGAGCACGTATTTCTCCTCATTGTTCTTTGCTGCTGCGATAGTTCATCACTTGTTTTGTAGTGTATTTTGCTGCATCATTTGCATGCACTGCAATAAATCATATGTAGCTAACTGCATGTTcaaataaagatttttattatttttaatattcatattattattattattattactattattattattattattattattattattattattattattattattattattattattattattattattattattattattattattatttattacatttttatataatgtttCCTGGTGTTGTTTTGCCTCTTGCAAGTTTTTAACCCCAGTTGGAATTTATAGAGCCCCAACGAAAAAGCCCCGCAATAATTGAAAATGACATTTCTTATTTATTGAGATTTGCAAAATCAGATTTTCTTACTGTTGAAGACAAGAAACTCACTAACGAAGGCCAGATTTATCACATATCATGATATAGTTAGTTATCTTTATTGACAGACTAGAAgtccaaataaaaaacacacaataaacaaacattgattAGCTATAAAAGGCTCACACAATATACAAACATCCATAAACAACCACAATCAAACATAACATAAACTGCACATAGCACAATGTGCTCACTGGTTAAAGCATACCCATATTTTCTtataaattatacacatatatgTGAACATTACTCTATTTACAGgatttctgtaaataaaaatggtCTAACATATTTGAAAAGCTATTTACCTAAATACAAGCCTTGCCTAATGCAAAATGTGGTTGTTTCCCTGTGTGCTAAGAGGCTAATTTGGACCAAGACAAAAAGGTAATTTTGATTTGAATCTAGGCCATAAAAAAGCTGTAGTCACttgaaaacacacacaacacacatgaAGACTCAACTTTTCTCATTGTTATTATTGGACAAATACATTAAGAATTACATTCCATATGTAATATGTTCTTTGTTTATGCACATACACAAGATGttacaaaataaacataaatgatTAAAGTAACACAGATGTACTATCCACCTTTTGTACATATAGGCTACTGCCAAAACTGGGTGAGCTGTCACCATCGAGCGTCCTCTCTAGACAAATCTGTATGTAGCGCAATCTGTATGTATTGTAATATGGGCCAGATAAAAATGTGGCATAATCTGCACGTAAATCGACCCACACAGAATATTTACATGTGATGTTAAATGCCTTACACCTGGGGAAAGTGTTTAAAGTGAGGTAAGTTAGGTGATGCAACCTATTCATATTTATACATCTAAACAttgcacttgttttttttttatcaattgCTTTCTATGTGTAAATCAATCCTCTGTTTAGATAGAAGGGTAAATAAAACTTATCAATGCATTACCTGGTAAGTCTGACATTACTTACTGAAAAATCCTTTCAGCCATTGAACCTCTGGAAGGGCAGTGCTATTTTAATGAAAAGGCTTTAAGAAATGCTGAATTCTTGAAATGGATATTTTATGTAAGCAatgaattagtgaaataaactCTTGTTACAATATGCATCTGTACTGCTGTTGGATTCAGGGAAGTATGATGTGCTGATTGGGTCAAATAATGAGAACAACCACGTGACACTCATGGCCAGTTTCTTTTCATTCTCATCTTCTCTTTATCACTCTGtttaaaaacatgtcattacCTCATTCGGgaagaaaattaaaatgttgtttttatattttggtctcTCTTCCATTTTTGCCTTTTAGTAACACAGGAAAACACTCATAAACATATTTAAGCTGGTCTGAACAATGTTGGTCTGGCAATTAGGTAAAtaacctttaaaaaatgttaggCAATTTTTATTTACAGGAATCCTGCTTTAATAGAGTAATCATGCATCATGTCCTTTGAATGATTGCAATGCTCTTTTCGTTAAGGCTCTATAAAGTCCAACTCAAAAAGGAAACAAAATAACACCAgagaacatttaaaaaaaaattatacatgcatttaGCCATATCCCTGccggaaaaaaaaacaatagaaaccattacagaaattaTAAGGGTTTCCATTACAAAACCATTACAAactattaaaactttaaaaaccatTACAGAATGCGTAATGGTCtctattgttttttcagcagtgaTTTGAGTTTTATTGCAGTGCATGCAATAAATGCAGCAAAATacactacaaaataaaacattaactaTGGACAagatacaacaaaaacaacgaGGAGAAATATGTGCTCGATTCGTGGTGTAGTGTTTATCAATATAAATGTAGGCTAAATAGCAAAACCGATATTGTTTAGCCATGAAAAAGTGTTCTTACAAAACGCACATACAAAGCATAATGTAAACAATTGTACATATGAACAAGGCATATGATCATTCGGCGTTATTACCTTAAAAGAATATAAAAAAGAGCTGGAAAACACGCAAGAATTTGCAATCCAATCGCTGGTTCCAAAGCGGAGCGAACCTATGAATATGCATGTATGCCCCGCCCATTGGGACAGTTTTTCACGGGGACAGAATTTCACACAacaccgtttgccacagatgtgaaaacaacaaaatacggaccgtggatattaagtcataacccgccgtttacaaatacgacacggacggagctcgccggccgcgcgccacaggtaacttccgctttctctccgagtttaccggtattttgatactgatgtgtgaatgatgtcttactggtaaaaagacggaacgtcactgcatgtgtgaacagcacatttttgtatttactggtaaattcattctggtaaattcatggtaatttaccagaattactgtgtgaaagaggctattgtgaGCCCCAAAAGATGTCCACACAAGCACTGTCTGTTTTAAATGCAAAGCGCCCATTAACAAGGCACATGAAATAGACTATTGTCATTCATGTGCATACgttcagtaaatgcattagaTGCATGCATCATTTACATGAGTTCACATAAAGCTTTTGTCATTTTGTcacaacgttttttttttattaatgactTGGATTTGTTAGGAAACGGCAcaattgtaaaataattttctgtgttttgtgaTCTTTCACCTTCACTTTAAACGGGCGATCATTTTTGACCGGGATCACCACATCAAGTGTGAGACTGTCATTttatacaatgtaaaaaaacctgtagaaattacagcgttacttgcagctggttggcGGTAACTttttgtagatttaaatttatgccTTATACGTAAGATTAgatgcattttattttgtacatttgtaatgtagaaatggtttcataaacatttatggtttaaagatattttggagcatctaatcccacccttaccctaaacccaaccagttcttaaccatataaaacacaacacgtAAGCAAAAGTATAGTTACAGGTGTTTTTTgcattaatttacaaaaaaaataaacagcagTAAATGTATTACAAACAATTTGCGTTGCAAACCTTGTGAACTGAAGCCATACGATCACTTTATATGAAGAAATCTATGAATGCAACCAAAACAGTCCAATCTCATTCAAATATAAACCGGAACATAGATCATGATGCAGTCGCTCACGACAGCCGCTTCAGTTTCATAGCTAACCTAATGATGCAATTAGTCATGAGACACATGAGAGCCAACACTAGTTCACAATCAAAGATAACGTATAATCGCTTCTTCTGACGGCAGTTTTTGAATCAGTATACACAGGATATGATATCTACGGTGGATTGTGATCAGTTTTGCATCTTTTCTTCATGTAAATCGATCGTTTGGCCTCGGTACACTTGaaatattttaagtaatttttgaaaaaagttgtgattgttttgtatgctgtgtattatatcaattaataaataaatgggtacgTTATTTGCTCTAAATTCCTGAATAGTGTAATGTGTAAGAAAATACAATGAATCCTGGCATTTTAAACTGATAATCATACCCAAATGGATGTCATTACATCAAAATTATAccccaaaatataatttcataccCTAATATATAAAGTTTCACCTCTGGCCAGTAGAGGCACTAATTTAGTAAATGCCTCTGTTGGGCGTATTTGAGGGAATGGACAAACAACCAAAAAAGTCGTGTGGGTTGGAGGATACGTTGTtaaaacatactttattcttttattttctcTGAGACACATCAAACTTACAACGCTGTATTCATGTCCAGCGGTAGACTGAACAGAGGCATAAAACTCCCACAATGTCTCGTTTAGAAGAGAAGCAGAGTAGATTTCGAAATCACAATTGTTATGTCTTTGGCGCAAAAAGTCACTGAAAGTCTTAACTGCCCATTAAGTGGTCttttccccattgactttaTCTTTGTCGTACTCTTTAAAGAAGAGACGCACACAGGTAACTCGCGCACGCATCgcatgcatctctctctctctcaataatgaatttgaataaatgtgataattcatttaaattaaagcaATCCGATGGATCTACTTTATTAAAGCGGATGGAGTGCTAGAACTTACCAACCGTAACGTAAGAAAATAACTGTCATTTTTACCCGTCTGTTAAAAAATTACACTTTAAATATCAGTTAcacttttaacttgtttttaactTGGCAAATAACCGTGTTATAAGTGGGATAATCCACAGCTAGCCATGGATTAAAGCACTTTATTGCACGACGTAAAGGCAACCACCCTCTGCTTTGCCTCTACGTCATgcaataaaatcttttaatgcatggctagccgtggattatcccttacataactTACCGCTACATGTTGTTTCCGGTTGGAGGTTAAATTTCTGTATGCTGagattttagtttagttttggtGCATACAGCAcagcatgcattgcattatTATATAACATATATTTTAGATCAACGTGCCAGCAGCTGAGCACTTGTCTAATTTTACAGAACTCCGCTCCCCCCAGTGACACCATAGCACGCCCGCGTCCCCAACAAATTTGTCGC
This window of the Misgurnus anguillicaudatus chromosome 19, ASM2758022v2, whole genome shotgun sequence genome carries:
- the LOC129422329 gene encoding uncharacterized protein — translated: MLMLVKEELEKMTDPQPCRIKDEDTEKQIDMMEVKEESQAEVDEKHQIVNINHNVSQKETLKTEDIKCENSFSGDERPADHKRTHSEEKPFTCQQCGKSFRTIVNLKAHMRIHTGEKPYTCQQCGKSFRNKSKLEAHLRTHSGEKPYTCHLCGNSFTVVASLTKHMRIHTGEKPYSCQQCGKSFKTSGDLTRHVKIHSGEKPHACHKCVKTFTSISYLKKHMITHTGVKPFTCLQCGKGFRDRTNLETHMRLHTGEKPYTCPQCGKSFTTKANLETHMRLHTREKPYTCPQCGKSIKTKGYLETHMRIHTGEKPFACPQCGKSFRRKDSLEIHVRLHTGEKLFACPHCGKSFMRKSSLRNHQRLHSEEKTFNSSVQL